A window of Tatumella citrea genomic DNA:
CCTCAATAAAGTCGGCAGTTTTCATGCAGCATTCAGCCAGAAAGTGACCGATGGTTCAGGTAATAATGTGCAGGATGGCCAGGGAGAGTTGTGGGTAAAACGCCCAAGTTTATTTAACTGGCATATGACTGCACCAGATGAGAGTACCATTGTCTCTGATGGTAAAACCTTATGGTTTTACAACCCGTTTGTTCAACAGGTCACCGCCAGCTGGTTAAAAAATGCAACCAGCAATACGCCGTTTATGCTGATCGCACGTAACCAGTCATCCGACTGGAAGAATTATAACGTTAGTCAGCAGGGGGATACCTTTGAACTGACACCAAAAAGTAATGGCGGGAATCTGAAACAATTTACCATTAACGTCACTCCGGATGGCACCATTCGCCAGTTCAGTGCCGTTGAACAAGACGGCCAACGGACCAGTTATCAGTTAACTTCGCAACAGAACGGGGCTATCAGCCCGGATAAATTTAAA
This region includes:
- the lolA gene encoding outer membrane lipoprotein chaperone LolA; translated protein: MRKYLIATGVLSLMMSASVMADAAAGLQARLNKVGSFHAAFSQKVTDGSGNNVQDGQGELWVKRPSLFNWHMTAPDESTIVSDGKTLWFYNPFVQQVTASWLKNATSNTPFMLIARNQSSDWKNYNVSQQGDTFELTPKSNGGNLKQFTINVTPDGTIRQFSAVEQDGQRTSYQLTSQQNGAISPDKFKFTPPKGVTLDDQRQ